In one Lysobacter alkalisoli genomic region, the following are encoded:
- the gltB gene encoding glutamate synthase large subunit — MAPSTGLYDPRDERDACGFGLIAQLDDKPARAVVDRALEALDRMTHRGGVAADGLSGDGCGVLLRQPDAFLRALASEAGIALGQRYAAGLVFLPHDGAAAAQAREAFAGALREVKLAIAGWRVVPVDDSVCGELAKQSLPRIEQLFVVPAVDIDGERPDPSAFQHALYLARRRAEQRLRAQGEAFADVYAVTLSATTIGYKGMVLPKHLSTFYPDLQRADLTSSAVVFHQRFSTNTNPRWPLAQPFRLLAHNGEINTIAGNRAWAQARAHVWRTPTLDPREFDPVIEMRGSDSQSLDGMLELLLAGGMDLVKAMRILVPPATQSLEYKDADLAAFYEYYALNTEPWDGPAGIVTCDARYAACTLDRNGLRPARWVLSRDRHFMIASEAGVWDLPAADTEAKGKLGPGEMIAVDLQAGELLDSDAIDRINRARAPYKRWLKQGMTYLQNELIDPSTTAEPFDANTLATFQKLFQLTREEREQVLRPLAETEQEATGSMGDDVPMAAISQQVRPLYDCFRQAFAQVTNPPIDPLREDCVMSLATQLGREGNIFVDGPDNVAHVLLNSPIMSQRKIRQLVAMPPYDTAHRFIDLGFDADEGLEAALQRICAESEAAARAGRTMLILTDRHPQPDKLMAHALLATGAVHQHLVRTGLRCEVNLIVETGTARDSHHFACLIGFGATAVYPYLAYQTLHDLAARGILKTKHGEVAQIGRSYRRGIKKGLLKIISKMGIATVGSYRGAQLFEIIGLDREVVALCFDGSAARIGGAGFATLQADAQSLANHAWNENALPSIGGLLKFTPGGEYHQYNPDVVMDLQRAVLTSEPADWQRYADTVNNRPTAALRDLLSLRTGGMTPVPLDEVEPVSAMVHRFDTAAISLGALSPEAHEALAIAMNRLGGRSNSGEGGEDPVRYGTGKTSKIKQIASGRFGVTPHYLVNAEVLQIKVAQGAKPGEGGQLPGHKVNELIARLRYATPGIGLISPPPHHDIYSIEDLAQLIFDLKQVNPQALVSVKLVSHAGVGTIAAGVAKAGADLITISGHDGGTGASPLSSIRYAGTPWEIGLSEARQALVSNNLRERVILQTDGGLKTGLDVVKAALLGAESFGFGTAPMIALGCKYLRICHLNNCATGVATQDERLRSAHFTGLPERVENFFRLLSEEVREYLSKLGARTLGEIVGRVDLLEQVEREGAHGRRLDLSSLLVDVRSPGKTEGRTREHRSHAPGAASPYPGYGSGGCGAPALVQPADGLAARLDVELADVIANKRGGTFEYPIINTDRSIGTRLSGTIARHHGDRGMSDAPIILRFTGTAGQSFGAFNAGGLHHELVGEANDYVGKGMAGGRIVLRPPVEARWAAHETPILGNTCLYGATGGELYAAGRAGERFAVRNSGATAVIEGAGDHCCEYMTGGVVAVLGRTGINFGAGFTGGMAYVLDIERDFVDRYNHELIDIVRIAGDGFEHYRSHLRELLEAHATHTGSLRARRILDEMRDYVGKFWLVKPKAASLESLAENLRRAA; from the coding sequence CTGGCGCCTTCGACGGGCCTGTACGATCCGCGCGACGAGCGCGATGCCTGTGGTTTCGGCCTGATCGCGCAACTCGACGACAAACCGGCACGGGCGGTGGTGGATCGCGCGCTGGAGGCGCTGGACCGGATGACCCATCGCGGTGGAGTCGCCGCCGACGGCCTGTCCGGCGACGGCTGCGGCGTGTTGCTGCGCCAGCCCGATGCGTTCCTGCGCGCGCTCGCCAGCGAGGCCGGCATCGCGCTCGGCCAGCGTTATGCCGCCGGCCTGGTGTTCCTGCCGCACGACGGGGCCGCCGCCGCCCAGGCGCGCGAGGCATTCGCCGGCGCGCTGCGCGAGGTGAAGCTCGCGATCGCCGGCTGGCGCGTGGTGCCGGTCGACGATTCGGTCTGCGGCGAACTGGCCAAGCAGTCGCTGCCGCGGATCGAGCAGCTGTTCGTGGTGCCGGCGGTCGACATCGACGGCGAGCGTCCCGACCCGTCCGCGTTCCAGCACGCGCTCTACCTCGCCCGCCGCCGCGCCGAGCAGCGCCTGCGCGCGCAGGGCGAAGCGTTCGCCGACGTCTACGCGGTGACCCTGTCGGCCACCACCATCGGTTACAAGGGCATGGTGCTGCCCAAGCACCTGTCGACGTTCTACCCGGACCTGCAGCGCGCCGACCTGACCAGCAGTGCGGTCGTGTTCCACCAGCGCTTCTCCACCAATACCAACCCGCGCTGGCCGCTGGCACAGCCGTTCCGGCTGCTCGCCCACAACGGCGAGATCAACACCATCGCCGGCAACCGCGCCTGGGCGCAGGCGCGCGCGCACGTGTGGCGCACGCCGACCCTGGACCCGCGCGAGTTCGATCCGGTGATCGAGATGCGCGGCTCCGATTCGCAGAGCCTGGACGGGATGCTCGAACTGCTGCTGGCCGGCGGCATGGACCTGGTCAAGGCGATGCGGATCCTGGTCCCGCCCGCGACTCAATCCCTTGAATACAAGGACGCCGACCTCGCCGCGTTCTACGAGTACTACGCACTCAACACCGAGCCGTGGGACGGCCCGGCCGGCATTGTGACCTGCGACGCGCGCTACGCCGCCTGCACCTTGGACCGCAACGGCCTGCGCCCGGCGCGCTGGGTGCTCAGCCGCGACCGCCATTTCATGATCGCCTCCGAGGCCGGTGTCTGGGACCTGCCCGCCGCCGACACCGAGGCCAAGGGCAAGCTCGGCCCGGGCGAGATGATCGCGGTCGACCTGCAGGCCGGCGAGCTGCTCGACAGCGATGCGATCGACCGCATCAACCGCGCGCGCGCGCCGTACAAGCGCTGGCTCAAGCAGGGCATGACCTACCTGCAGAACGAACTGATCGACCCGAGCACCACCGCCGAGCCGTTCGACGCGAACACCCTGGCCACGTTCCAGAAACTGTTCCAGCTGACCCGCGAGGAGCGCGAGCAGGTGCTGCGCCCGCTTGCCGAGACCGAGCAGGAAGCAACCGGCTCGATGGGCGACGACGTCCCGATGGCGGCGATCAGCCAGCAGGTGCGGCCGCTGTACGACTGCTTCCGCCAGGCCTTCGCCCAGGTCACCAACCCGCCGATCGATCCGCTGCGCGAAGACTGCGTGATGTCGCTGGCGACCCAGCTCGGGCGCGAGGGCAACATCTTCGTCGACGGCCCGGACAACGTCGCCCACGTGCTGCTGAACTCGCCGATCATGTCGCAGCGCAAGATCCGGCAGCTGGTGGCGATGCCGCCCTACGACACCGCGCACCGCTTCATCGACCTCGGCTTCGATGCCGACGAAGGGCTGGAGGCCGCGCTGCAGCGCATCTGCGCCGAGTCCGAAGCGGCCGCCCGTGCCGGCCGGACCATGTTGATCCTGACCGACCGCCATCCGCAGCCGGACAAGCTGATGGCGCATGCCCTGCTCGCGACCGGCGCGGTGCACCAGCACCTGGTCCGCACCGGCCTGCGCTGCGAGGTCAATCTCATCGTCGAGACCGGCACCGCGCGCGATTCGCACCACTTCGCCTGCCTGATCGGCTTCGGCGCGACCGCGGTGTATCCGTATCTCGCCTACCAGACCCTGCACGACCTGGCCGCACGCGGCATCCTCAAGACCAAGCACGGCGAGGTCGCGCAGATCGGCCGCAGCTATCGACGCGGGATCAAGAAGGGCCTGCTCAAGATCATCTCCAAGATGGGCATCGCCACCGTCGGCAGCTACCGTGGCGCGCAGCTGTTCGAGATCATCGGCCTCGACCGCGAGGTGGTCGCGCTGTGCTTCGACGGCAGCGCCGCGCGCATCGGCGGCGCCGGTTTCGCCACCCTGCAGGCCGACGCGCAATCGCTTGCCAACCACGCCTGGAACGAGAATGCGTTGCCGTCGATCGGCGGCCTGCTCAAGTTCACCCCGGGCGGCGAGTACCACCAGTACAACCCCGACGTGGTGATGGACCTGCAGCGCGCGGTGCTGACCAGCGAACCCGCCGACTGGCAGCGCTACGCCGACACCGTCAACAACCGCCCGACCGCGGCGCTGCGCGACCTGCTTTCGCTGCGCACCGGGGGCATGACGCCGGTACCGCTGGACGAGGTCGAACCGGTGTCGGCGATGGTGCACCGCTTCGACACCGCCGCGATCAGCCTGGGCGCGTTGTCGCCGGAGGCGCACGAGGCGCTGGCGATCGCGATGAACCGGCTCGGCGGCCGCAGCAACTCCGGCGAGGGCGGCGAGGATCCGGTCCGCTACGGCACCGGGAAGACCTCGAAGATCAAGCAGATCGCCTCCGGCCGCTTCGGCGTGACCCCGCACTACTTGGTCAACGCCGAGGTGCTGCAGATCAAGGTCGCCCAGGGCGCGAAACCCGGCGAGGGCGGCCAGCTGCCCGGCCACAAGGTCAACGAACTGATCGCCCGCCTGCGCTACGCGACCCCGGGCATCGGCCTGATCTCGCCACCGCCGCACCACGACATCTATTCGATCGAGGACCTCGCGCAGCTGATCTTCGACCTCAAGCAGGTCAATCCGCAGGCACTGGTGTCGGTGAAGCTGGTCTCGCACGCGGGCGTGGGCACGATCGCGGCGGGCGTGGCCAAGGCCGGCGCCGACCTGATCACCATCTCCGGCCACGACGGCGGCACCGGCGCCAGCCCGCTGTCGTCGATCCGCTACGCCGGCACGCCGTGGGAGATCGGCCTGTCGGAGGCGCGCCAGGCGCTGGTGTCCAACAACCTGCGCGAGCGCGTGATCCTGCAGACCGATGGCGGCCTGAAGACCGGCCTCGACGTGGTCAAGGCGGCGCTGCTCGGCGCGGAGAGCTTCGGCTTCGGCACCGCGCCGATGATCGCGCTGGGCTGCAAGTACCTGCGCATCTGCCACCTCAACAACTGCGCGACCGGCGTCGCCACCCAGGACGAGCGCCTGCGCAGCGCGCACTTCACCGGCCTGCCCGAGCGGGTCGAGAACTTCTTCCGCCTGCTGTCGGAGGAGGTGCGCGAATACCTGTCGAAGCTCGGCGCGCGCACGCTCGGCGAGATCGTCGGCCGCGTCGACCTGCTCGAGCAGGTCGAGCGCGAAGGCGCGCATGGCCGCCGGCTCGACCTGTCGTCCCTGCTCGTCGATGTCCGTAGCCCGGGTAAGACCGAAGGTCGCACCCGGGAACATCGGTCGCATGCCCCGGGTGCGGCTTCGCCTTACCCGGGCTACGGGTCGGGCGGGTGCGGTGCGCCTGCGCTGGTGCAGCCCGCGGATGGCCTGGCGGCGCGCCTCGATGTCGAGCTCGCCGACGTCATCGCGAACAAGCGCGGCGGCACGTTCGAATATCCGATCATCAACACCGACCGCAGCATCGGCACGCGGCTGTCGGGCACGATCGCCCGCCACCACGGCGACCGGGGGATGAGCGATGCACCGATCATCCTGCGCTTTACCGGCACCGCCGGGCAGAGCTTCGGTGCGTTCAATGCCGGCGGCCTGCACCACGAGTTGGTTGGCGAGGCCAACGACTACGTCGGCAAGGGCATGGCCGGCGGTCGCATCGTGCTGCGCCCGCCGGTGGAGGCGCGCTGGGCCGCGCACGAGACGCCGATCCTCGGCAACACCTGCCTGTACGGCGCCACCGGTGGCGAGCTGTACGCGGCCGGCCGCGCCGGCGAGCGCTTCGCGGTACGCAATTCCGGTGCCACCGCGGTGATCGAGGGCGCCGGCGACCATTGCTGCGAATACATGACCGGCGGCGTGGTCGCGGTGCTCGGCCGCACCGGCATCAACTTCGGTGCCGGCTTCACCGGCGGCATGGCCTACGTGCTCGACATCGAGCGCGACTTCGTCGACCGCTACAACCACGAACTGATCGACATCGTGCGCATCGCCGGCGACGGCTTCGAGCACTACCGCTCGCACCTGCGCGAACTGCTGGAGGCGCACGCCACCCACACCGGCAGCCTGCGCGCACGCCGCATCCTCGACGAGATGCGCGACTACGTGGGCAAGTTCTGGCTGGTCAAGCCGAAGGCTGCAAGCCTCGAATCGCTGGCCGAGAATCTCAGGAGGGCCGCGTGA
- a CDS encoding TCR/Tet family MFS transporter, protein MTDTDPTSGASISGVRRRAALAFIFVVVLIDILAFGLIIPVLPHLIEDFAGGETAHAAYWVATFGFVFAAIQFVCSPIQGTLSDRFGRRPVILLSCLGLGLDFVFMALAPTLAWLLVGRIISGITSASFTTANAYVADVVPPDQRAKSYGMLGAAFGIGFVVGPLLGGWLGDIDLRLPFWFAAGLALLNFLYGWFVLPESLPKEKRSARFDWSHANPVGSIGLLRRYPQVFGLAAVVFLANLAHYVYPSVFVLFADYRFGWGPREVGWVLAAVGVCSIVVNAVLVGRVVRWLGERRTLLLGLSCGVAGFVVYGLAGNGWVWLLGLPVSALWALAAPATQALITREVGPEVQGRIQGALMSLVSMAGIVGPVLFAGSFGFFISDAAPAHLPGVPWLIAAVLLGSAVGIAWWKAPRGVAAPAAERAEAAAAKVR, encoded by the coding sequence ATGACCGACACCGACCCCACCTCGGGCGCCTCCATCTCCGGCGTACGCCGCCGCGCCGCGCTGGCCTTCATCTTTGTCGTCGTCCTGATCGACATCCTGGCGTTCGGGCTGATCATCCCGGTGCTGCCGCACCTGATCGAGGACTTCGCCGGCGGCGAAACCGCGCATGCGGCGTACTGGGTGGCGACCTTCGGTTTCGTGTTCGCGGCGATCCAGTTCGTCTGCTCGCCGATCCAGGGCACGCTGTCGGATCGTTTCGGGCGGCGGCCGGTGATCCTGCTGTCGTGCCTCGGGCTCGGGCTCGACTTCGTGTTCATGGCGCTGGCGCCGACCCTGGCGTGGTTGCTGGTCGGGCGGATCATCTCCGGCATCACCTCGGCCAGTTTCACCACCGCCAATGCCTATGTCGCCGACGTGGTGCCGCCGGACCAGCGCGCGAAGAGCTACGGCATGCTCGGCGCCGCGTTCGGCATCGGCTTCGTGGTCGGACCGCTGCTCGGCGGCTGGCTCGGCGACATCGACCTGCGGCTTCCGTTCTGGTTCGCCGCCGGGCTGGCCCTGCTCAACTTCCTGTATGGCTGGTTCGTGCTGCCCGAGTCGCTGCCGAAGGAAAAGCGCAGTGCTCGCTTCGACTGGTCGCACGCCAACCCGGTCGGTTCGATCGGGCTGCTGCGGCGCTACCCGCAGGTGTTCGGGCTGGCGGCGGTGGTGTTCCTCGCCAACCTCGCGCACTACGTCTATCCGAGCGTATTCGTGCTGTTCGCCGACTACCGCTTCGGCTGGGGCCCGCGCGAGGTCGGCTGGGTGCTGGCCGCGGTCGGCGTGTGCAGCATCGTCGTCAACGCGGTGCTGGTTGGCCGGGTCGTGCGCTGGCTCGGCGAGCGCCGTACCCTGCTGCTCGGCTTGAGCTGCGGCGTGGCCGGCTTCGTGGTCTATGGGCTGGCCGGCAATGGCTGGGTGTGGCTGCTTGGCCTGCCGGTCAGTGCGTTGTGGGCGCTGGCGGCACCGGCCACCCAGGCACTGATCACGCGCGAGGTCGGGCCGGAAGTACAGGGCCGTATCCAGGGCGCGCTGATGAGTCTGGTGTCGATGGCCGGCATCGTCGGGCCGGTGCTGTTCGCCGGCAGTTTCGGCTTCTTCATCAGCGATGCCGCGCCCGCGCACCTGCCGGGTGTGCCGTGGCTGATCGCGGCGGTGCTGCTCGGCAGCGCGGTCGGCATTGCCTGGTGGAAGGCGCCACGCGGGGTGGCCGCGCCGGCGGCCGAGCGCGCGGAAGCGGCTGCGGCCAAGGTCCGTTGA
- a CDS encoding FAD-dependent oxidoreductase, protein MAGKNSSSKNVFEFLELPREMPRRIPLALRQGGDWGELYGQFGEDAARHQSARCLDCGNPYCSWKCPLHNYIPRWLELAREGRIHEAAALAHETNPLPEICGRVCPQDRLCEGSCTLNDGFGAVTIGAVEKYISDRAIAEGWTPDMSKVKPTGARVAVIGAGPAGLSCADRLAHAGIEATVFDRYEQIGGLLQFGIPSFKLDKAIVQTRREILEGMGVKFRLGVEVGRDVTLDTLLAEYDAVFLGLGSYRYTDGGLPGQDLRGVLPALPFLVQNGRIVSGLQPDGKPIAGWEDQMQLPDLKGRRVVVLGGGDTGMDCVRSAVRLGATQVTCAYRRDEANMPGSAREVSNAREEGVQFLFNRQPLGLLGTDAVTGVRVAETRLGEPDEKGRRRAEIIEGSESVLDADVVIIAFGFRPDAPEWLATHGVELEPDGRIRTSGEHGNHPYQTAHPRIFAGGDAVRGADLVVTAAFEGREAAAGIAKLLRNGERRSVADAAAA, encoded by the coding sequence ATGGCCGGGAAGAACTCATCCTCGAAGAACGTGTTCGAGTTCCTCGAGCTGCCGCGCGAGATGCCCAGGCGCATCCCGCTGGCGCTGCGCCAGGGCGGCGACTGGGGCGAGCTGTACGGCCAGTTCGGCGAGGACGCCGCGCGCCACCAGTCCGCGCGCTGCCTGGACTGCGGCAACCCGTACTGCAGCTGGAAGTGCCCGCTGCACAACTACATCCCGCGCTGGCTGGAACTGGCCCGCGAGGGCCGCATCCACGAGGCCGCCGCGCTCGCCCACGAGACCAACCCGCTGCCGGAAATCTGCGGCCGGGTCTGTCCCCAGGACCGGCTGTGCGAGGGCAGCTGCACCCTCAACGACGGCTTCGGCGCGGTCACCATCGGCGCGGTCGAGAAGTACATCAGCGACCGCGCGATCGCCGAGGGCTGGACGCCCGACATGTCGAAGGTCAAGCCGACCGGCGCGCGCGTGGCGGTGATCGGTGCCGGCCCGGCCGGACTGTCCTGCGCCGACCGCCTCGCCCACGCCGGCATCGAGGCCACCGTGTTCGACCGCTACGAACAGATCGGCGGCCTGCTGCAGTTCGGCATCCCGAGCTTCAAGCTCGACAAGGCGATCGTGCAGACCCGCCGCGAGATCCTCGAAGGCATGGGGGTGAAGTTCCGGCTCGGCGTCGAGGTCGGCCGCGACGTCACCCTCGACACGCTGCTGGCCGAGTACGACGCGGTCTTCCTCGGCCTCGGCAGCTACCGCTATACCGATGGCGGACTGCCCGGCCAGGACCTCAGGGGCGTGCTGCCGGCGCTGCCGTTCCTGGTGCAGAACGGCCGTATCGTCAGCGGCCTGCAACCGGACGGAAAGCCGATCGCGGGCTGGGAAGACCAGATGCAGCTGCCCGACCTCAAGGGTCGGCGCGTGGTCGTGCTCGGCGGCGGCGACACCGGCATGGACTGCGTGCGCAGCGCGGTCCGGCTCGGCGCCACGCAGGTCACCTGCGCCTATCGTCGCGACGAGGCCAACATGCCCGGCTCCGCGCGCGAGGTGTCCAACGCGCGCGAGGAAGGCGTGCAGTTCCTGTTCAACCGCCAGCCGCTGGGCCTGCTCGGCACCGACGCGGTCACCGGCGTGCGCGTGGCGGAAACCCGGCTGGGCGAACCCGACGAAAAGGGCCGCCGCCGCGCCGAGATCATCGAAGGCAGCGAATCGGTGCTCGACGCCGACGTGGTCATCATCGCCTTCGGCTTCCGTCCGGATGCGCCGGAATGGCTGGCCACGCACGGCGTGGAGCTGGAACCCGACGGCCGGATCCGCACGTCCGGCGAGCATGGCAACCATCCGTACCAGACCGCTCATCCGCGGATATTCGCAGGCGGCGATGCGGTGCGCGGCGCCGACCTGGTCGTCACCGCCGCGTTCGAGGGCCGCGAGGCCGCCGCCGGGATCGCGAAGCTGCTTCGCAACGGTGAACGCAGATCGGTGGCGGACGCCGCCGCGGCATGA